CATAATATGTGTACAGGATGCACATTGCCACTTGGAAAAAGTTGGAGACAACATAGTCCCAGCGAATACAAGGCGTCCTAAAAGGGTATAGttaacataaaaagaagataagAACATGAGTTTAGGTGAGTTTGGGTGGTCCACCCCCAGAAGTTTGTTTGTAGTCATTATAATGACATTTGGTTGGTTGAGCTACCTAGGCTATGCCAACTAGTAGAAAAATTGCTAAGAATTCTCATGAAAATTTATATATTATGGGGTTTTCCCAGAAATAAAGACCAAGTGAAGTTTTGATAACACCCGAATGGAGCCTAAAATGCTTGCTATGCCAACACAAATAAAAGTGTGTGTTGTTTTAAAGCTGCTTTGTGTTTTATAGTGCTTGGCTAGAAGAAATTAActaatacaataaaataacaaattttGTGGTTGTAATGTTTTCATAGGAGCCTAAAGAGTAGAAGTTTTTATGCTATTTAAAGAaaatggtcattttttttaggaatAACTCACATTGGGTAATGGTCTCGATACACCAGGGTGGGACAGAACAAAAAGTACAAATATTGGCCAAACTCAGGTATCTCATTCTCATTTTCACTGGTGTCTGAGCTCTGACTTGCAACACTGCCTATAGAAAACAACAATTCCAAATCAACATTTGAACAGGGAATACTACATTTGAAGAGCTTGGTTGCAGtaaggtgatggtgatgataatccTTGGAATGTAAAACAACTCTGCAGGTGCCGATCTGGGAAATCCaaaaggggtggggggcaaGGTAGgtgtttaaaaaaagagaagcAGGATTTATCATTTTTCTGATGATTTCCTTacatttcttgtttttttctaagccaaatatctgaaaataggtgGGGGGTGGTCTTGACCAGCCTCTAGATCCACCCTTGCTCCCTACAGTTATGTTTTACCTGATGTCTGACTTGTTACAGAACATAACACTTTAGGCACATTAGACCGAACAAATGCATGAACTTTGAGAATAAGACGaatctgaaaaaaagattgaacaattAACCAAATGGTTTGACAGGTAGTACAAAGTCAAGCTAGTGATTTAGAACATACCTGTTCTGTTAAAATGATTATTGATGAGACAGGGGGGAGGTCATGTGTATAAACCTCCTGGATAGGAAACACACAGAACACAACAATATAGCCAATGTAGCCCACAAGCCACACAATGTTGGGCAAGTGGTACCAAGTGGACTGTGAACTGTGCCAAAAACGAAACAGGGGAAATATCAGAAGTGACATAATCAGCATAACTAGCCAGACGTTGATGACGGTAGACACTTTGCCAAAAGCCCAAAACATAATGGAAAAGTCCAAGCTCAATCTGAAAGAGAGCCAGGAAAATAGATTAGAATTCTATATTGTTTGAAGatcgggggagggggaggattTGTTCAAAAGCAAAGTAATGTGTCTTTGTTTTGCAGAAAATAGCAAATAAAGTAACAAACTTATGAATGGAACCTCTaatccattaaaaaaattttGATCCACTCCTgaggggagggaagatttGAAAATCCTTCTTAATTGGCAGGGCTGTTGTAGTATAATCATGAAATGGAATATCTACTGTACAAACAAAATGCAGcataaaattcaaaaaaatgaatttggTAGATATTTACCGTCCAGTGTCGATGAAGTCATAGATGACagtattcaaaacaaaaactgcaAGCAATGCAACAAAGATATTGTAGATAGTCTGGACATGACTGACTTGTAGTAGATCCCTAAGAATTAATTGAACAAGAGTTTAGTGTTTTTCATggctttttgttctttatcaCAGTATTACTTCTAAAATCTTGCTATTATGATCATCAAGTTCAAAACTCACGTTAGCATAGAATTTCTTGCTTTGAACACTTTATTTCCATTACTTTTATCTCTACAACAAAAACATGAGCAAATAAGTAATATGTGGCCATCTAGAATGTTGACAAACACTCAGATAAACAGAAGAATAAACATTACAGTTTGTTGAACAGATGATTGGACAGAAAGTCAGATAAACAGACAAAACAGGGGTTATAAAGGGATGGCCATTGACCAAaccccaccacccccaccaccccaacaagcttttgtctttttgggGGCCTGCTGCTTCCCCGCTCTTTTGAGAATTTGGATTTCATGAAGGTAAATGTAATGCAGGAGAGAACACACAAaaagatcatttttttttcacaccaATAATAAATTCTGCTTTTTGAGGGAGGTAAAGTTTactttgggctccctgtggacAAAGAGAGTCACACATGCTCCACCAcaattattgttgttgctttttttttgggtAAAATCCAGTTTTTCAATCAAAAATCCTTACCTTGTCAAAAGGCAATACAGGTGTTGAATGTACAACAATTTCTTTGGAAATGCATGAAATGGCTTTAAACACTCAGTTGATAGGATGTGAAACTTTCCTATAAATGTattctattttgttttgtgttttaaaaataaagaatgtACCTAAATTCAGgcgtgtacccaggattggctgatgaggggtgcacagtcaatgttatcatatggaaaaagcatagtatttaaagattaCTTACAGTCAAACCAGGTCAAGCGTGACCCCTAGAGCCGATTATTGGAGTTAATTATTTGAAATTTCATTTGATTACTTGCCGAGATGTTTCCATTCTTGAAACAAGTATTCGAATTTTAGAATGAACTCACCTCTTTCTGTTAGTCACATGCTGTATGAACTCAACAAATGGGCCAAAAATAGAACCACTGTTTTTATCCAAGTCAAGAGATTACAAAAGATTTGTGTGAATTTATTATGGATCCTATGAAAGTGTTTCATTGCGAATCTTTAAAAACCCCTATCacaaatagggggggggggaattcaACTTGGCCTATGTGGTTTAAGGCGGTAGCACTTTCGACTTAGGAGGAGCTCGTTTTCCCTTATTGTAATTGCATATAGATGCCTTTATTCCACAATAGTGTTCATGTACAAACATGGCTGAAGATGAAAATTGTAAAGCACctatgccccctcccccccccccccacgcaCACACCAAAAGCCCCCCTTTCTCCTATCCTCAGAAACATTAGATATTAGGAAGAGAAAATTATGAATGATTAAGGGAATGcaagatttagaaaaaaaaatacattcacCAATACAAAATTGtgaaaaatataaatgaaaTATAACATGACACCATTAAATTAGAGAGAAGAGAAACATGAGGCTGGAGAAAATGGGGACATTCACCTCCTCCTCccctcaaccccccccccccccccccccccgctccTCATCCCTTGGGCTATAGTAGGGGGGATACAGACAATGAGGTGTCCCACCCCCTATGTTGACACCCCCCTTATGGCATAACCCTGTGAAAGTGTTCATTCTGTGTGCTGGACATACTTTATGGGTCTAATGGGTGACTTTTATAAATTTGTATATATTCTAAAAAGCCCCATTTTTGTACAAATTATAGACTATATAGGTAAATCATAGGAggtaaaatttgtttttaaaatatcacGGCCAGACCTATTGAGCTCTGTGGGGCTATCAAAATAGATTATCAAattatcaaaatgaaaataaaagacCCATTGTGAAATAATCAATCTTACACGATAAAGTGGCTAAAATTAATCGCAGTCTATCGTACCATTCTCATACGATTTTCACTTGAAGAACTTTATCGACAGATTGAAGTTATTTATAAATGATTAACGGTAGAAAGATTCGATTTCCTCATACTTTATATTTGCTTCCATAGAGGAATAAGAACTTCTTGAAATAAATTTTGCATATGCTATCCCCTTCTTACCGCAAAATCTCCTGCTGATAAatcgtcaaagtcaaacaaatAACCACACACACGGCAGATAAGTAGGTCAAGCTAGACGATGAAACGAATGAATCAAAAGATTACTTACAGAAATCGATCAGCATTTAGATCCTCGTCAGACGACTCCAGATCTCGCAACACACCATCGAATAAATCGTTTAATTGACCGTCGATCTGCTCCAAAACCTCTTCACGAAGTTTCTATCGTTAGATAACAAATACACCATTTAGAGTTTCATCCCAGGACATCAAATTATAGGATAAACGGAGCCCGGCTATCTCTCAAATCCCTATATTCTCTCTTTACCTCTGTTCGTCGGCGAAGTTCCTGAGCTCTAAGCGCATTCTGGTTAGCGTTGAAATGGTGGGTTTTTAGCGCTGAAACAAATACTACATTTGGTACACGTCTCAATAATTTTGTTGGGAAACCCATGGTTAGGAAAGTTACCTCCGTTGTTAGAATTTGGTCCCCGATAGCGTAAACTCGACCCCTCAGCTTCGGCCATGGCGATGAGTGGAGTTTAGTTGCGCCACGCGGCCTGGCCTTGTTTCACCTCGTACTTTTACGTCACTCACTTGTCAAAAGGTCAAAGtaaagaaaatcaaaatctcAAAGGTCCTGAAATCTCGTGAAAACACTTTTAAACAGCAAACCCAGCGACAACATGAGAACTTTACGGACAGTTTGTGTTCAACTCTTTTATTGGGGACTGGTAACTAATACTTATCCGGGTAGAACAATCGAATAATTGTTCGAATTAACTAATTATCATCAGTTGGAACACATCGGCGAAAAAGACATCAATCCTTACAAAAATGATTGACTTAAGAACTAGAGAAAAATGACAAACAAATCGCTTGACGATTCAAAGGATTCGCTGCGTTCTGTATCAGTAGAGAAAGCATTGCTAGCCGCTACAGCTTTCGGATGCGGGGTGTACTTGGCCAGGGAGCTGTACCTACGATTGTCCGGGCGTGGCATGTCGAGTGAGGAATGGAGGAGGAGGAACGGCTATCTACGTTTCCCCGCGTATGGTAACTTTCCTGATCTGAGCCTTAACAACACGCTAATGGCAAAGTATTTGACTCCAGAGATGTACGAGAAACTTAAGTGAGTAACAAAACATAAGAAAATCAGTACAGTTAGGCAACACGTCACCGGTGTGACCTACGGGATAAAATTATTGTAATGTCAGCGTTATGCCAAACTTAAGGAgaatgggagggggggggggggggggctgggggATGGAATGTGAGCGAAGAAGACCAAATATAGAGCTGACAGAGGTATCACAGATATAGTGTGATTTAGAGTCCTGAATATAGGAAGTCCGGTGGCATGCTCCCTAGAGTCGAAATCGGGATCTTATTGaatatttatcatttatttttataccATTGATCAAAAAAACCTCAAAAGATCTCAGAGTATACAGTATACGGAATGATTGACAACGCATGCGCAAATTTACGCCCTCTGTGATTCTATAAATACTACAAAACTATCCGCTTAGCTGTAAAGCTTTTACAGAACAATGAAAttcttgtgttttgtttttcaaatgcAGAAACAGAAAAACGTCAGGAAAGTTCACACTCGAGAAACTCATCCAAGTAGGAGTTGATTGTCCCAGCGTGCCGTGGGGCCGTGCAGCAGGCGTGGTCGCTGGCGATGAAGAGACGTACACGGTGTTCTCACCAATACTCGACAGTGTTATCAAGGACCTACATGATTACGGACCCgaggaaaaacaaaagagGGACGTGGATTGTAAAGGGCTTCGAGACGCGACCATCCCGCGGGCAAAATGGAAGGCCACTAGAATCACCGCATGGCGCTCTTTAAAGGGGTACCGCTTTCCAGCTGCTTGCGGGCGCCTGGATCGAAGGCAGATCGAGCAGGCCATCCAAAGCGCGCTGAAAAGATTAAAGGGTGACGTTACACGTACACACATGTCTGGCACAGGTCGCCCTGCTAACCTTGCGTTCATGTCTTTTGTtctaaggggaggggggaaacCATAATTGAATTAAACGTGGTCATAAAAATGATCGTGATCATTTTTCTTTAGGGGAGTTCAAGGGAAAATACTACTCCATAGTGGATCTCCCAGAAAGCGACCAAAAACACCTCACCGCCAACAATCTAATGTTGGTGCACAACACACCGGAAATGACGTGTTCGGAGCGGTCACGTGACTGGCCGGATGCTCGGGGGATCTTCTTTACCAGTGACAAAACCTTCGTAGTACACGTAAACGAGGCTGATCATCTCAAGGTGcgtatgtaaaaaaaaaacgctaaaATTTAACTGCATTATGGGAAGCCAAATGATTTCGCAAGCCCTGGCAAGGCTGTGCAAcggagaaagaaagaaaaaaaagagtaaGTAGCGGTCGCAAGGCCAGTAGGTAATCTttgtgattaaaaaaaaaaatctttcgTGGCGTCTTCGGTTGTGCAAGAACCAAGACACCAAAGATAGTTAAAAGTGGTGGATGCAGGAAAGCGAATGTTTATCACACACTTGGATCTTCACTCCATCCACCACTAAATTTGCTATTCCGTTTTTCAATGTCCCGCGcgcaattttgaaataattacCTCACTGTCTATCCAATCTGTTAGGTGATATGCTGGTCTCAAGGCTCCGATCTCTTCGACACCTATGACCGTTTTCAGCGAGGCCTGAGCCAGTTGGAGGAAGAGCTTAAACAAAACGACGAAGAATTCGCCCTGTCTGACCACTTAGGCTACATCGTGTCTGATCCACGGCATTTAGGCACGGCCATGGAAGTGCGCATGCGAGTTCAATTCCGTCACTTAGCAACGGTATGTTAAACAGCAGCAA
The sequence above is a segment of the Nematostella vectensis chromosome 2, jaNemVect1.1, whole genome shotgun sequence genome. Coding sequences within it:
- the LOC5521639 gene encoding sterol O-acyltransferase 1, whose amino-acid sequence is MAEAEGSSLRYRGPNSNNGALKTHHFNANQNALRAQELRRRTEKLREEVLEQIDGQLNDLFDGVLRDLESSDEDLNADRFLDKSNGNKVFKARNSMLTDLLQVSHVQTIYNIFVALLAVFVLNTVIYDFIDTGRLSLDFSIMFWAFGKVSTVINVWLVMLIMSLLIFPLFRFWHSSQSTWYHLPNIVWLVGYIGYIVVFCVFPIQEVYTHDLPPVSSIIILTEQIRLILKVHAFVRSNVPKVLCSVTSQTSGSVASQSSDTSENENEIPEFGQYLYFLFCPTLVYRDHYPMTPCIRWDYVVSNFFQVAMCILYTYYVFARFCVPVFRNTGKEAGNFKNLILSAFSCMLPGTMVLVLGFFAILHSWLNAFAEMTRFADRMFYKDWWNAPSYADWYRTWNVVVHDWLYTYIYKDLVQLTNNRNLSTVAVFVVSAIAHEYVLMFAFRFFFPILFTMFGGVGLSFVFLKPSKHNKHSQWWNIFMWITLFLGNGLLMCLYSQEWYATQNCPRKNQDLISMLTPRSWSSECIGKS
- the LOC5521624 gene encoding creatine kinase B-type; its protein translation is MTNKSLDDSKDSLRSVSVEKALLAATAFGCGVYLARELYLRLSGRGMSSEEWRRRNGYLRFPAYGNFPDLSLNNTLMAKYLTPEMYEKLKNRKTSGKFTLEKLIQVGVDCPSVPWGRAAGVVAGDEETYTVFSPILDSVIKDLHDYGPEEKQKRDVDCKGLRDATIPRAKWKATRITAWRSLKGYRFPAACGRLDRRQIEQAIQSALKRLKGEFKGKYYSIVDLPESDQKHLTANNLMLVHNTPEMTCSERSRDWPDARGIFFTSDKTFVVHVNEADHLKVICWSQGSDLFDTYDRFQRGLSQLEEELKQNDEEFALSDHLGYIVSDPRHLGTAMEVRMRVQFRHLATDNRLHFALKCLNMKRCRQGISSISIRKGQFDCCSILSLGVTEVQLLQGMVEGINKLSGLEALLDQGHEIHEALNDLQDAPVVLPQLRFQ